From Pedobacter cryoconitis, one genomic window encodes:
- the hutU gene encoding urocanate hydratase: MTTSEFINTYAKHPFYKAPRGMKLHAKSWQTESVLRMLLNNLDGEVAENPEELVVYGGIGQAARNPESLRKIIEILLELDEHHSLLVQSGKPVGIIRSHPQAPRVLIANSNLVPAWANWEHFNELRSKGLMMYGQMTAGSWIYIGTQGILQGTYETFVECGRQHFGHDLTGKLIVSAGIGGMGGAQPLAATMAGAIFLGADVDETRIQKRVDTQYIDRITHSYEEAINWVNEAKASGAAISIGIVMDAGDLLERLTADGLVPDILTDQTSAHDPLNGYVPNGLSLPEALALRKSDPEKYKALSLKSMARHVGFMLELQKLGAVTFDYGNNLREFAKQGGEKDAFNFPGFTPAYIRPLFCEGKGPFRWVALSGDPEDIYVTDRALMEAFPENTHLINWLQKAQDKISFQGLPARICWLGMGEREKAGLIFNELVASGKVKGPIVIGRDHLDCGSVASPNRETESMKDGSDAVSDWPLLNLMANTSGGATWVSFHHGGGVGMGYSQHAGMVVLADGTERAASCISRVLYNDPAMGIFRHADAGYEQAEIWAEKFGLKIG, translated from the coding sequence ATGACGACTTCAGAATTTATTAACACCTACGCCAAACATCCGTTTTATAAAGCACCAAGAGGGATGAAATTGCATGCTAAAAGCTGGCAGACAGAGTCTGTATTGCGCATGCTGCTGAATAACCTGGATGGAGAGGTTGCCGAAAACCCGGAAGAATTAGTAGTTTATGGCGGTATCGGCCAGGCTGCACGTAACCCGGAGTCTTTACGTAAAATCATTGAAATTCTATTGGAACTGGATGAGCACCATTCTTTATTGGTACAATCGGGCAAACCGGTCGGTATCATCAGAAGTCATCCTCAGGCACCACGCGTTTTAATTGCGAATAGCAATTTAGTACCTGCATGGGCAAACTGGGAGCATTTCAATGAATTGCGCAGCAAAGGATTAATGATGTACGGACAAATGACTGCTGGTAGCTGGATTTATATCGGTACGCAGGGTATTTTACAAGGTACTTACGAGACTTTTGTAGAGTGTGGCCGTCAGCATTTTGGTCATGATCTGACTGGTAAATTGATTGTGAGTGCCGGGATTGGTGGTATGGGTGGTGCTCAGCCATTGGCAGCAACTATGGCCGGAGCTATTTTCTTAGGTGCGGATGTAGACGAAACAAGAATTCAAAAGCGTGTAGATACGCAATATATTGACCGGATTACGCATTCTTATGAAGAAGCAATTAATTGGGTAAATGAGGCTAAAGCTTCTGGTGCAGCGATTTCTATCGGTATTGTCATGGATGCGGGAGATTTACTGGAACGCTTAACTGCGGATGGTTTAGTTCCTGATATCCTGACTGACCAGACTTCTGCACATGATCCTTTGAATGGTTATGTGCCTAACGGTTTATCTTTACCTGAAGCGCTTGCTTTAAGGAAAAGTGATCCTGAAAAATACAAAGCATTATCACTGAAAAGTATGGCCCGCCATGTAGGTTTCATGCTTGAATTGCAAAAATTGGGCGCAGTTACTTTTGATTATGGAAATAACTTAAGAGAATTTGCTAAACAAGGCGGAGAAAAAGATGCGTTTAACTTCCCTGGTTTTACGCCTGCTTATATCAGGCCGTTATTCTGCGAAGGTAAAGGCCCGTTCAGATGGGTTGCTTTATCTGGTGATCCTGAAGATATTTATGTAACTGACCGTGCGTTGATGGAAGCATTTCCTGAAAACACCCATTTGATCAACTGGCTGCAAAAAGCTCAGGATAAAATTAGTTTCCAGGGTCTGCCGGCACGTATTTGCTGGCTGGGTATGGGCGAACGCGAAAAAGCGGGCCTGATTTTCAATGAACTGGTTGCAAGTGGTAAAGTCAAAGGCCCGATCGTTATTGGCCGTGATCATTTGGATTGTGGTTCTGTCGCTTCTCCTAACCGGGAAACTGAGTCTATGAAAGATGGTTCTGATGCGGTTTCTGACTGGCCGTTATTAAACTTAATGGCTAATACTTCGGGTGGTGCAACCTGGGTTTCTTTCCATCATGGTGGTGGTGTAGGAATGGGTTATTCGCAGCATGCGGGTATGGTTGTACTGGCAGACGGAACTGAGCGTGCAGCGAGCTGCATTAGCCGGGTATTATATAATGATCCGGCTATGGGTATCTTCCGTCATGCGGATGCAGGTTATGAGCAGGCAGAAATATGGGCTGAAAAGTTCGGTTTAAAAATAGGATAG
- the hutI gene encoding imidazolonepropionase: MKKLIGPFSEILTLSGLALNGAINDDQLEVIRGGGVIVEGGKILATGDFEGLRLANPALSVEKVVGEQVLLPGFIDCHTHICFAGSRAKDYSLRIQGKTYLEIAKSGGGIWDSVTQTRATALSKLVELLKQRVQRHLTDGVTTIEIKSGYGLDVSNELKMLRAIKEVSLTTVADLVPTCLAAHLLPKDFEGSQTEYLDHVLADLLPLVKVEELADRVDIFIEESAFDRTASVPYLLAAKALGFEVTVHADQFTTSGLEVAIEVGAVSADHLEASTEREAALLKGSETVAVVLPGASLGLGMQYAPARKLLDAGACVAIASDWNPGSAPMGDLLMQAAVMSAAEKLSTAEVFAGLTFRAAKALSLKDRGTLTEGMLADMQAYPCSDYREILYHQGKIKPAIVWKNGTRI, encoded by the coding sequence ATGAAGAAACTAATCGGGCCATTCAGCGAGATCCTGACCTTGTCGGGCTTAGCGCTGAATGGTGCTATAAATGATGACCAGCTTGAGGTAATCCGTGGTGGCGGTGTTATCGTAGAGGGCGGAAAGATCTTGGCAACTGGTGATTTTGAAGGCTTACGCCTTGCAAATCCAGCGCTATCGGTAGAAAAAGTTGTGGGGGAGCAGGTTTTGCTTCCTGGTTTTATTGACTGTCATACGCATATCTGTTTTGCAGGAAGCAGGGCAAAGGATTATAGTCTTCGTATCCAGGGGAAAACTTACCTTGAAATTGCGAAAAGTGGCGGTGGTATCTGGGATTCTGTAACGCAGACACGCGCGACAGCGTTGTCAAAGCTCGTGGAACTGTTGAAGCAAAGGGTACAGCGGCATTTGACTGATGGGGTAACGACAATCGAAATTAAGAGTGGTTATGGACTGGATGTCAGCAATGAGCTGAAAATGCTGAGAGCGATTAAAGAGGTTTCTTTAACTACTGTAGCCGATTTGGTTCCTACTTGTTTGGCGGCGCATCTTTTACCGAAAGATTTTGAGGGTTCACAGACGGAGTATCTGGATCATGTACTGGCAGATTTGTTACCGCTTGTAAAGGTAGAAGAACTGGCAGATCGTGTAGATATTTTCATTGAAGAGAGTGCTTTTGACCGGACTGCTTCTGTTCCTTATTTACTGGCTGCAAAAGCGTTGGGTTTTGAGGTCACGGTGCATGCTGATCAGTTTACAACAAGTGGACTGGAAGTGGCAATTGAGGTTGGTGCTGTTTCGGCAGATCATCTGGAAGCAAGTACGGAAAGGGAAGCTGCGCTGTTGAAGGGCTCTGAGACGGTAGCAGTTGTACTTCCTGGTGCTTCTCTGGGCTTAGGGATGCAGTATGCGCCTGCCCGGAAGTTACTGGATGCTGGTGCTTGTGTGGCTATTGCGAGTGACTGGAACCCGGGTTCTGCACCTATGGGAGATTTGCTGATGCAGGCTGCGGTGATGAGTGCTGCGGAGAAACTGAGCACGGCTGAGGTCTTTGCAGGGTTAACTTTCAGAGCTGCAAAAGCATTGAGTTTGAAGGATCGCGGTACGTTGACTGAGGGGATGTTAGCTGATATGCAGGCTTATCCTTGTAGTGATTACCGGGAGATTTTATATCATCAGGGAAAAATTAAACCAGCCATAGTCTGGAAAAACGGAACAAGAATATGA
- a CDS encoding ArnT family glycosyltransferase → MTIKQFVRLRAGDAQSKYILWMIMLITGLRLTFIFIMGPMPQDAYYFFYSQHPALSYFDHPPMIAIILRLFTALFGQHVIVLKIASSCVTILTVFLFYHAARCFLGTNGATKATTLLLSTLMVTILSLVATPDTPLLMYWVIAIYLLYQAIFKHKNTYWIWAGVAMGLAFDSKYTGIFLPAGLVLFLLLSATYRRQLISKWFWFAVILFLIVILPVFIWNLENNFASFKFQGTSRMNSASEMHLQLQYFLGLVGHQSFIIIPILLAAIFYFVYRILRKSKFNFFQIPEEKLFLLCFFLPLICSFTLLSFVCWIKLNWLMPGYLTGIILVSLYIPQKWVFRQVVFSLFLHLLLAAELIFYPFPVRSDDTWYGWEELGKQVTQHKRNYPNTFVFSADGYKTSAELNLLTTGFTYSQNILGQQALEFDYVHADLSLLKGKNALYIDSEPGFINEAKGTQAPDYLLRYFKSVKELSPILIKNNGHDVRKFLVYYCVGYRGTGK, encoded by the coding sequence ATGACTATCAAACAATTCGTCCGGCTCCGTGCCGGTGACGCTCAAAGCAAATACATCCTGTGGATGATTATGCTGATTACCGGTCTTCGTTTGACATTTATTTTTATTATGGGGCCAATGCCACAGGATGCCTATTATTTCTTCTATAGCCAGCATCCGGCACTTTCTTATTTTGATCATCCTCCAATGATTGCTATCATTTTAAGATTGTTTACTGCATTATTTGGTCAGCATGTAATTGTGCTGAAAATAGCCAGTTCATGCGTTACTATACTCACCGTATTTTTATTTTATCATGCTGCCCGTTGTTTTTTGGGAACAAATGGCGCTACAAAAGCAACCACACTACTGCTTTCAACCTTGATGGTCACGATCCTTTCACTGGTTGCCACCCCGGACACCCCTCTTTTAATGTACTGGGTAATTGCTATCTACTTACTTTATCAGGCTATATTCAAGCATAAAAATACGTATTGGATTTGGGCAGGCGTAGCCATGGGACTTGCATTTGATAGTAAATATACGGGTATATTTCTCCCTGCCGGGCTGGTCTTATTTTTACTGCTCTCTGCTACTTACCGTCGCCAGTTAATTTCTAAATGGTTCTGGTTCGCTGTAATTTTATTTTTAATCGTAATCCTTCCCGTTTTTATCTGGAACCTGGAAAACAACTTTGCTTCTTTTAAATTTCAAGGTACTTCAAGGATGAATTCAGCTTCAGAGATGCATTTGCAATTACAGTATTTCCTGGGCTTAGTGGGACACCAGTCTTTTATAATTATTCCAATTCTTTTAGCCGCTATTTTCTATTTCGTTTACCGGATACTGAGAAAAAGCAAGTTCAACTTCTTTCAAATCCCTGAGGAGAAACTATTTTTATTGTGCTTTTTTCTTCCGTTGATTTGCAGCTTCACTTTACTCTCCTTTGTTTGCTGGATTAAATTAAACTGGTTGATGCCGGGTTATCTGACGGGAATTATTTTAGTCAGTCTTTATATTCCTCAAAAATGGGTGTTCCGGCAGGTTGTCTTTTCACTCTTCCTTCATCTGCTGCTGGCCGCTGAACTCATTTTTTATCCATTCCCAGTCCGTTCTGATGATACCTGGTATGGATGGGAAGAATTAGGTAAACAGGTTACACAACACAAAAGAAATTACCCCAATACATTTGTTTTCTCTGCCGACGGTTACAAGACCTCAGCAGAACTCAACCTGCTGACTACAGGTTTCACTTATTCTCAAAATATTCTTGGCCAGCAGGCGCTGGAATTTGATTATGTCCATGCTGATCTCTCTTTGCTTAAGGGAAAAAATGCTTTGTATATAGATTCTGAGCCAGGTTTCATCAATGAAGCAAAAGGAACACAGGCTCCGGATTATTTACTCCGTTATTTTAAATCTGTTAAAGAGTTGTCCCCTATTCTGATTAAAAATAATGGTCACGATGTGCGCAAATTCTTAGTTTATTATTGTGTTGGTTATCGGGGAACCGGGAAATAA
- a CDS encoding ATP-binding protein, protein MNQISVSAKVILKDNYETLSYTREMRSILDQNDLPLTLELQKKFAKQLTLESKNVTENGEGEAVATLKQAFQELNNPAQQKPALAKIRSQLTIIDKLNMDGIVRKNDVAQKSVEKASLYLITAASFCFLVLFSFIVNFPGFVANPLREFSEAIQEIGRKNYKQRLEFDGTDEFAELARSFNEMVEQLNKWENSNLAKIQSEKLRIEAIIEQMQDAIIGLNEKQEILFMNKVAAQILNLDENKVNGSNVKDLMKKNDLLARIMNNEKNNQPIKIYADQKESYFQLQKREIIVPIFEDQELPVLQTGKTAGTVYILNNITQFKELDEAKTNFIATVSHELKTPISSIKMSLKLMDDERIGLMNVEQKQLVEHIKDDCSRLLKITSELLDLAQVETGNLQLNFVKAAPLEIVNYALNAVRFQAEQKNIQLELISKENLPVVNADVEKTAWVLINFLSNALRYSSEKSKVQIEIQEKKQGIEFSVRDFGKGIDEQYQKRLFDRYFQVPTDGNNKSGSGLGLAISKDFIEAENGKIWVESEIGEGSRFCFFLPVAE, encoded by the coding sequence ATGAACCAAATCTCGGTCAGTGCAAAAGTGATTCTGAAAGACAACTACGAAACCCTTAGCTACACCAGAGAAATGCGTTCCATCCTTGACCAGAACGACCTTCCCCTAACCCTGGAACTACAGAAAAAATTTGCAAAGCAACTAACCCTCGAATCAAAAAACGTGACCGAGAACGGAGAAGGAGAGGCCGTAGCAACCCTTAAACAAGCATTTCAGGAACTAAACAACCCAGCACAGCAAAAACCAGCGCTCGCAAAGATCAGATCTCAACTCACGATCATTGATAAACTCAACATGGACGGTATCGTCAGAAAAAACGACGTTGCACAAAAATCCGTTGAAAAAGCAAGTCTGTACCTCATTACCGCGGCTAGTTTCTGCTTCCTCGTTCTATTCTCCTTCATCGTCAACTTCCCCGGTTTTGTTGCTAACCCACTGAGAGAATTCTCCGAAGCCATACAAGAAATAGGGCGTAAAAACTATAAACAAAGGCTCGAATTTGACGGCACCGATGAATTCGCAGAACTAGCAAGATCATTCAATGAAATGGTTGAACAACTCAACAAATGGGAAAACAGTAACCTTGCAAAAATCCAATCAGAAAAACTACGGATCGAAGCTATCATTGAACAAATGCAAGACGCCATTATCGGGCTTAACGAAAAACAAGAAATCCTTTTCATGAATAAAGTTGCCGCACAAATCCTGAACCTTGACGAAAACAAAGTAAACGGATCCAACGTCAAAGACCTGATGAAGAAAAACGATCTGTTAGCAAGGATCATGAATAACGAAAAAAACAATCAACCAATAAAAATCTACGCAGACCAGAAAGAATCCTACTTCCAGCTTCAAAAAAGAGAAATTATCGTACCCATATTCGAAGACCAGGAACTGCCCGTTCTGCAAACCGGTAAAACCGCAGGAACAGTTTATATCCTCAACAATATTACCCAATTTAAAGAACTCGACGAAGCAAAAACCAACTTTATCGCTACCGTATCCCACGAACTTAAAACCCCTATATCCTCCATAAAAATGAGCCTGAAACTCATGGATGACGAAAGGATAGGATTGATGAACGTAGAACAAAAACAACTCGTCGAACATATCAAAGACGACTGTAGCCGCCTGTTAAAAATTACCAGTGAACTCCTTGACCTTGCACAAGTAGAAACAGGCAACCTGCAACTCAACTTTGTCAAAGCCGCTCCACTTGAAATCGTGAACTACGCCCTGAACGCAGTCCGCTTTCAAGCCGAACAAAAAAACATTCAACTCGAACTTATCAGTAAAGAAAACCTTCCTGTAGTGAACGCAGACGTAGAAAAAACAGCCTGGGTGCTCATTAACTTTCTCTCTAACGCCCTGCGGTACAGCTCAGAAAAATCAAAAGTTCAAATAGAAATACAAGAGAAAAAACAAGGAATAGAATTCTCCGTACGGGACTTTGGAAAGGGAATAGACGAACAATACCAAAAACGTCTCTTTGACCGTTACTTCCAGGTACCCACAGACGGAAACAATAAATCAGGCTCAGGATTAGGCCTTGCAATTTCCAAAGACTTTATCGAAGCCGAAAACGGTAAAATATGGGTAGAAAGTGAAATAGGAGAAGGAAGCCGCTTTTGCTTCTTCCTTCCCGTTGCTGAATAA
- the hutH gene encoding histidine ammonia-lyase has translation MHNSFFYGTDHLTSGICLAIAAGQTKGRISPEAAANIQSSWEEVQKIVRSQKPVYGVNTGFGPLCDTHISEKDTSLLQSNILKSHSVGVGKPIPLEIAKIMMITKVQALAKGFSGIAPQTLERIIWHIDNNIIPFVPEKGSVGASGDLAPLSHLFLPLIGLGEVFIHGEKVSAAKMLEQYDLKPIVLGPKEGLALINGTQFILAFAVKAVQRLNDALDLADLSGAMSLEGLTGSTRPFDERLHNLRPYKGTKLVAHRLSAILEGSAIGTSHINCSRVQDPYSIRCMPQVHGASRNAWLHLKELTEIELNSVTDNPVIFSAEDTISGGNFHGQPLAMVLDYATVAAAELGNIADRRCYLMNEGKYDLPKLLIADAGLNSGLMIPQYTTAALVTENKTLCFPASADSVPTSLGQEDHVSMGSISGRKLHMVIDNLEFIQAIELLYAAQAIEFRRPLKSTPVIEACHDLIRKHVPYIKEDRLFADDINQLHHLITNGSLLQTANETAIANHINLFNDDDFRIY, from the coding sequence ATGCATAACTCATTTTTTTATGGAACTGACCACCTGACCAGTGGAATTTGCCTGGCTATTGCAGCTGGACAGACCAAAGGCCGGATTAGTCCTGAAGCAGCAGCAAATATTCAATCTTCCTGGGAAGAAGTACAAAAAATTGTGCGTAGCCAAAAGCCTGTATATGGCGTTAATACAGGGTTCGGCCCCTTATGTGATACCCACATTTCGGAAAAAGACACTTCTCTTTTACAAAGTAATATCCTTAAAAGCCATAGTGTTGGTGTAGGTAAACCAATTCCTTTGGAAATTGCCAAAATCATGATGATTACCAAAGTTCAGGCTTTAGCCAAGGGCTTTTCTGGTATTGCACCACAAACTCTGGAACGTATTATCTGGCATATTGACAATAATATTATTCCCTTTGTTCCTGAAAAAGGTTCGGTAGGTGCTTCTGGTGACCTTGCTCCCCTATCTCATTTATTCTTGCCTTTAATTGGTTTAGGCGAAGTGTTTATCCATGGAGAGAAAGTTTCAGCCGCAAAAATGCTGGAACAATATGATTTAAAACCAATCGTATTAGGCCCGAAGGAAGGTCTGGCCCTGATTAACGGAACACAGTTTATCCTTGCTTTTGCTGTTAAAGCGGTTCAGCGGTTAAATGATGCCCTGGATCTGGCCGATTTAAGCGGAGCAATGTCCTTAGAAGGCCTGACTGGTTCTACCCGTCCGTTTGATGAGCGTTTACATAATTTAAGACCTTATAAAGGCACTAAACTGGTTGCCCATCGTTTATCTGCAATTCTGGAGGGGTCAGCAATCGGAACCTCACATATCAATTGCAGCCGCGTACAAGATCCGTATTCTATCCGCTGTATGCCGCAGGTACACGGTGCTTCGCGTAATGCCTGGTTACATTTAAAAGAATTAACAGAAATTGAGCTGAATTCAGTAACTGATAACCCGGTTATTTTTAGTGCAGAAGATACTATCAGTGGCGGAAATTTCCACGGACAGCCTTTAGCGATGGTGCTTGATTATGCAACGGTTGCCGCAGCAGAGTTAGGAAATATTGCAGATCGCCGTTGTTACCTGATGAATGAAGGTAAATATGATTTACCAAAATTACTGATTGCAGATGCAGGGTTAAACTCTGGTTTAATGATCCCTCAGTATACTACAGCAGCATTGGTAACGGAGAACAAAACTTTGTGTTTCCCGGCAAGTGCGGATAGTGTCCCTACTTCTTTAGGACAGGAAGACCATGTTTCTATGGGCTCTATCAGCGGAAGAAAGCTGCATATGGTGATTGATAACCTGGAGTTTATCCAGGCGATTGAACTTTTATATGCTGCACAGGCTATAGAATTCAGACGCCCGCTGAAATCAACGCCGGTCATCGAGGCTTGCCATGATTTAATCAGAAAACATGTTCCTTATATCAAGGAAGACCGTCTTTTTGCAGACGATATTAATCAATTACATCATTTGATAACTAACGGTTCATTATTGCAGACTGCTAATGAAACTGCCATTGCTAACCATATTAACCTATTCAACGATGACGACTTCAGAATTTATTAA
- the hutG gene encoding formimidoylglutamase has product MIDFLFYRKTSAEVWTGRNDGTDLAVQRWHQRVILVDLLHGVIPLLSPGQKGIALIGFSCDEGVRRNGGRVGAKDGPAHFRKACCNLPVHFNEDAVFLDLGDVVCKDQDMEGAQHALAQVVAYALVNGYQPFVIGGGHEVAYGHYTGIDSYLNKTRPADSIGVINFDAHFDLREPNAHGTNSGTGFFQIAEDCKVSGKPFRYLPVGIQLNSNTKYLFDTAAGLGVKHIPAEGFMAANQEVIKGQLEEFIAGSTHIYVTICMDVFSSSFAPGVSAAAFSGLIPDAFFFSCLKSVMASGKVISMDIAECNPVFDQDQRTAKLAAALAFSMIT; this is encoded by the coding sequence ATGATAGACTTTTTATTTTATCGCAAAACATCGGCTGAGGTGTGGACTGGTCGTAATGATGGAACTGATCTGGCTGTTCAGCGCTGGCATCAGCGGGTGATTTTGGTTGATCTTCTACATGGGGTTATACCGTTGTTATCGCCGGGTCAGAAAGGAATTGCTTTGATTGGTTTTTCTTGTGATGAGGGGGTGAGACGTAATGGCGGCAGGGTTGGCGCGAAGGATGGGCCGGCCCATTTCCGTAAGGCTTGTTGCAATTTACCTGTTCATTTTAATGAGGATGCTGTTTTTCTTGATTTAGGAGATGTGGTTTGTAAGGATCAGGATATGGAGGGGGCACAGCATGCGCTGGCCCAGGTGGTTGCTTATGCTTTAGTGAATGGTTATCAGCCTTTTGTTATTGGCGGTGGTCATGAGGTGGCTTATGGTCATTATACGGGTATTGATAGTTATTTGAATAAGACCAGGCCTGCTGATAGCATTGGGGTTATCAATTTTGATGCGCATTTTGATCTGCGTGAGCCTAATGCGCATGGAACGAATTCTGGTACTGGATTTTTTCAGATTGCTGAGGATTGCAAGGTATCGGGTAAACCTTTCAGGTATTTGCCTGTTGGAATTCAGCTGAACAGCAATACGAAGTATTTGTTTGATACGGCTGCGGGATTGGGCGTGAAACATATTCCTGCGGAGGGCTTTATGGCTGCCAATCAGGAGGTGATTAAGGGTCAGCTGGAGGAGTTTATTGCAGGTTCAACGCATATTTACGTGACGATTTGTATGGATGTATTTTCTTCGTCGTTTGCTCCGGGGGTAAGTGCGGCTGCCTTTAGTGGCCTTATTCCTGATGCGTTTTTCTTTAGTTGTTTAAAGTCTGTTATGGCTAGTGGCAAGGTTATCAGTATGGATATTGCAGAGTGTAATCCGGTTTTTGATCAAGACCAGCGCACGGCTAAGTTAGCTGCTGCGCTGGCCTTTAGCATGATCACCTAA
- a CDS encoding MarR family winged helix-turn-helix transcriptional regulator, whose amino-acid sequence MNYYQSLGYLVLGSRLKRLSELFLSEINKSYKAEGIVFETTWFPVFYLLSENKTLTIQELCEQIEVSHPAASQLVTNLKNKGLVISTTSAEDARKQLVTLSEEGKVLLERIIPVWDAITATMEEVAGASEEGSAILATLTKLETTFKSIDIVKNIQHKIHHPVKSQSNA is encoded by the coding sequence ATGAATTACTATCAGTCATTAGGATATTTAGTTTTAGGCAGCCGTTTGAAACGGCTGAGTGAACTCTTTCTTTCAGAAATTAATAAATCATACAAGGCAGAAGGCATCGTCTTCGAGACCACCTGGTTCCCTGTATTCTACTTACTCTCTGAAAATAAAACGTTAACCATTCAGGAACTATGTGAACAGATTGAAGTTTCTCATCCCGCAGCCAGTCAACTGGTTACCAACCTTAAAAACAAAGGTTTAGTGATCAGTACGACCAGTGCTGAAGATGCACGGAAACAATTAGTGACCCTGAGCGAAGAAGGTAAAGTGCTTTTAGAACGGATCATTCCTGTTTGGGATGCGATCACCGCAACCATGGAAGAAGTAGCAGGCGCAAGCGAAGAAGGCAGCGCGATATTAGCTACGCTGACTAAACTGGAAACTACTTTCAAATCCATCGATATCGTTAAAAATATTCAACATAAAATACATCACCCTGTTAAATCTCAATCCAATGCATAA